A single window of Methylobacterium nodulans ORS 2060 DNA harbors:
- the purH gene encoding bifunctional phosphoribosylaminoimidazolecarboxamide formyltransferase/IMP cyclohydrolase: MASDLIPVTRALLSVSDKTGLVDFARALAARGVALVSTGGTHRALTEAGLAVTEVSDLTGFPEMMDGRVKTLHPGVHGGLLAVRDNPEHQAAMLAHGIAPIDLLVVNLYPFEATLAAGRPAAECIENIDIGGPAMIRAAAKNHEDVAVVVDVADYGAILADLDAHGGAVIRATRRRLAQKAFARTASYDAAIATWLEGEYAAEVAEAPVYRALGGTLAQGLRYGENPHQQASFYRTAGAARPGVATARQLQGKELSYNNLNDTDAAFECVSEFDPARTAAVVIVKHANPCGVAEGASLLAAYERALACDPVSAFGGIVALNRTLDAEAARRIVEIFTEVIIAPDATGEAAAIVAAKKNLRLLVTGGVADPRQPGAVWRTVAGGILVQSRDAAVVDDMDLRVVTKRAPDARELADLRFAFRVAKHVKSNAIVYAKDGATVGIGAGQMSRVDSSRIAAWKAAEAARVAGAPESLARGAVVASDAFFPFADGLLAAAEAGATAVIQPGGSMRDDEVIRAADEAGLAMVFTGHRHFRH, translated from the coding sequence ATGGCGAGCGACCTCATCCCCGTCACCCGCGCGCTGCTCTCGGTCTCCGACAAGACCGGCCTCGTGGATTTCGCCCGGGCGCTCGCCGCGCGGGGCGTGGCGCTCGTCTCGACCGGGGGCACCCACCGGGCGCTCACCGAGGCGGGACTCGCCGTCACGGAAGTCTCCGACCTCACCGGCTTTCCCGAGATGATGGACGGCCGGGTCAAGACGCTGCACCCGGGCGTCCATGGCGGGCTGCTCGCCGTGCGCGACAACCCCGAGCATCAGGCGGCGATGCTCGCCCATGGCATCGCGCCGATCGATCTCCTCGTCGTCAACCTCTACCCGTTCGAGGCGACGCTGGCGGCCGGGCGCCCGGCGGCGGAGTGCATCGAGAACATCGATATCGGCGGGCCGGCGATGATCAGGGCGGCGGCCAAGAACCACGAGGATGTGGCCGTCGTGGTGGATGTCGCGGATTACGGCGCGATCCTGGCCGATCTCGACGCCCATGGCGGCGCGGTGATCCGGGCGACCCGGCGGCGCCTCGCCCAGAAGGCCTTCGCGCGGACCGCCTCCTATGACGCGGCGATCGCCACCTGGCTCGAAGGCGAATACGCCGCGGAGGTCGCCGAGGCGCCGGTGTATCGCGCGCTCGGCGGCACCCTCGCCCAGGGCCTGCGCTACGGCGAGAACCCGCACCAGCAGGCATCCTTCTATCGCACGGCCGGCGCAGCGCGCCCCGGCGTGGCGACGGCCCGTCAGCTGCAGGGCAAGGAACTCTCCTACAACAATCTCAACGACACGGACGCGGCCTTCGAATGCGTGTCCGAGTTCGATCCCGCGCGCACGGCGGCGGTCGTCATCGTCAAGCACGCCAACCCTTGCGGCGTGGCCGAAGGGGCTTCGCTGCTCGCCGCCTACGAGCGGGCGCTCGCCTGCGATCCGGTCTCGGCCTTCGGCGGCATCGTGGCGCTGAACCGCACGCTCGATGCAGAGGCTGCGCGGCGCATCGTCGAGATCTTCACCGAGGTCATCATCGCACCCGACGCCACCGGGGAGGCTGCGGCGATCGTGGCGGCCAAGAAGAACCTGCGCCTCCTGGTGACGGGCGGGGTCGCCGACCCGCGCCAGCCGGGCGCGGTCTGGCGGACGGTCGCGGGCGGCATCCTGGTGCAGAGCCGCGACGCGGCGGTGGTCGACGACATGGACCTGCGCGTCGTGACGAAGCGGGCCCCCGACGCGCGGGAGCTCGCGGATCTGCGCTTCGCCTTCCGGGTCGCCAAGCACGTGAAGTCGAACGCCATCGTGTATGCCAAGGACGGCGCCACGGTCGGCATCGGCGCCGGGCAGATGTCGCGGGTCGATTCCTCCCGCATCGCCGCCTGGAAGGCCGCGGAGGCCGCCAGGGTTGCGGGCGCCCCCGAGAGCCTCGCCCGCGGGGCGGTGGTCGCCTCCGACGCCTTCTTCCCCTTCGCGGATGGGCTCCTCGCGGCGGCGGAGGCCGGTGCCACGGCGGTGATTCAGCCCGGCGGCTCAATGCGCGACGACGAGGTGATCCGCGCCGCCGACGAGGCTGGCCTCGCCATGGTGTTCACGGGGCACCGGCACTTCCGGCACTGA